DNA from Bradyrhizobium diazoefficiens USDA 110:
CCGGTGCCTTGGCGAAGCTGCTCGCCCTCCCAGTCTTTTGCCTTGTGGTGATCACCACTCGAATATTCAGTTTCTCTCTGCCTGCAATCGGCTTGCCGATCTTTCGTTCGATGCTGGCAATCAAGGTGTTACTTCTTGCGATAGGCGGTGCGTGTGCCGCTTACTTCGGCCCCTTCGTCCAAGGCGATAGCTGGCAGGCGATCATCACCGGCATGATCCTGGTCGCAGCGATGGCCATTCAGAACGCCGCGCACCGTATCCACATGGGCACGGAGCCTCCCAGCACCTTGATGACGGGCACGACCACCCAGATCATGATCGACGTCGCCGACGTCCTGCGCGGCGCGCCAGCGTCGGTATTGACTGTCGCGAAGCCGCGGCTCGGCAAGATGGCGGCGAGTGTGACTGCCTTTGC
Protein-coding regions in this window:
- a CDS encoding YoaK family protein — encoded protein: MPRNILLLPLLMSLNAGLVDTAGFLALQGLFTAHVTGNFVTFGAAIVLGTSGALAKLLALPVFCLVVITTRIFSFSLPAIGLPIFRSMLAIKVLLLAIGGACAAYFGPFVQGDSWQAIITGMILVAAMAIQNAAHRIHMGTEPPSTLMTGTTTQIMIDVADVLRGAPASVLTVAKPRLGKMAASVTAFALGCAAGACLYAKFGTWCFVLPPLIAFPAVFLAAAEPK